One window from the genome of Pelobates fuscus isolate aPelFus1 chromosome 13, aPelFus1.pri, whole genome shotgun sequence encodes:
- the SAV1 gene encoding protein salvador homolog 1 — protein MLSRKKTKKEVNKPAEVQGKYVKKETSPLLRNLMPSFIRHGPTIPRRTDVCPPEPKPSHYTPPGDGAVSRNQSFLRTHIQRAPQEVMRRESNRLSAPSYLVRGLGEVPREYGNSSQSFLTEVNSVRENGDGNARYYCSDQQFDGQRRRQVDRAHDEYRYYDHNSDHVQRIIHGQGRPQAGIGRIAATSLGNLTNHSTEDMPLPPGWTVDWTIRGRKYYIDHNTNTTHWSHPLEREGLPPGWERVESAEFGVYYVDHINKRAQYKHPCAPSVPRYDQPPPLPPPITYQPQQVERSQPLLVPANPYHTAEIPDWLQVYARAPVKYDHILKWELFQLADLDTYQGMLKLLFMKELERIVKLYEAYRQALLTEVETRKQRQQWYAQHNKNF, from the exons ATGTTATCCAGAAAGAAAACCAAGAAAGAAGTGAATAAACCGGCCGAGGTGCAGGGGAAGTATGTGAAGAAGGAGACCTCCCCCCTGCTGCGGA atttGATGCCCTCCTTTATACGCCATGGTCCAACCATCCCACGACGAACTGATGTCTGTCCCCCTGAACCAAAGCCTTCCCATTACACCCCGCCAGGAGATGGCGCTGTGTCCAGGAACCAAAGTTTTTTACGGACTCATATCCAGAGAGCACCACAAGAAGTCATGCGCAGGGAAAGCAACAGACTTTCCGCTCCTTCCTATTTGGTCCGGGGACTGGGTGAAGTGCCCAGGGAATATGGCAACTCTTCACAGTCCTTTCTAACTGAGGTTAATTCTGTGAGGGAAAATGGGGATGGTAATGCCAGATATTATTGTTCAGATCAACAGTTTGATGGACAGAGGAGGAGGCAAGTTGATCGTGCCCATGACGAATACAGATATTATGATCATAACAGTGACCATGTACAGAGGATTATTCACGGACAAGGAAGGCCACAAGCAG GTATTGGACGAATAGCGGCTACATCGTTAGGAAACTTAACAAATCACAGTACTGAAGACATGCCTCTTCCTCCCGGATGGACTGTAGACTGGACTATACGGGGAAGGAAATATTACATCGatcacaacacaaacactacacattgGAGCCATCCCCTCGAGAGGGAAGGTTTACCCCCTGGCTGGGAACGAGTGGAGTCAGCTGAATTTGGAGTGTATTATGTGGATCATATCAATAAAAGAGCCCAGTATAAGCACCCGTGTGCACCaag CGTTCCCAGGTATGACCAGCCACCTCCTCTCCCTCCACCCATTACTTATCAGCCTCAGCAAGTCGAAAGGAGCCAGCCGCTTCTGGTGCCTGCAAATCCATACCATACAGCCGAGATCCCCGACTGGCTTCAGGTGTATGCCCGTGCTCCTGTGAA ATATGACCACATTTTGAAATGGGAACTATTCCAGTTGGCAGATTTGGACACGTATCAGGGTATGCTAAAATTGCTTTTCATGAAAGAACTGGAACGAATTGTTAAGCTGTACGAAGCTTACAGACAGGCACTGCTCACAGAGGTGGAAACTCGGAAGCAGAGACAGCAGTGGTATGCCCAACACAACAAGAACTTCTGA